A single Natrinema pellirubrum DSM 15624 DNA region contains:
- a CDS encoding nucleotidyltransferase domain-containing protein, with protein MAVEVRLPLPDEQVFRYAAMDDIVELLARNPTEEFSNRDLQRLTGYGGPSVSKGLSLLEAMGLIVRRDAGNRTLYRIDERRLRDADDPLLEIPQAEFREPLGRFVDRVNDEVPPVAGILCFGSVARGEADRASDIDLFVLVNEDEDPVSVRRTVSDVVRDLEEEPIDGDRYEFEVFIESPESARKRGEDLRPLLQEGVPLVESETLRRVKRDIFGVDDDVE; from the coding sequence ATGGCCGTCGAAGTACGACTCCCGCTCCCGGACGAGCAGGTCTTCCGGTACGCGGCGATGGACGACATCGTCGAGCTACTCGCCCGCAACCCGACCGAGGAGTTCTCGAACCGAGATCTCCAGCGACTGACCGGGTACGGCGGTCCCAGCGTTTCGAAGGGGCTCTCCCTCCTCGAAGCGATGGGACTCATCGTCAGGCGCGACGCTGGGAATCGGACCCTCTATCGGATCGACGAACGCCGGCTTCGCGACGCCGACGATCCGCTTCTCGAAATCCCGCAGGCGGAGTTTCGTGAACCACTCGGGCGATTCGTCGACCGAGTGAACGACGAAGTGCCCCCAGTCGCTGGAATCCTTTGCTTCGGCAGCGTGGCACGCGGCGAGGCGGATCGCGCAAGCGATATCGACCTCTTCGTCCTGGTCAACGAGGATGAGGATCCGGTTTCGGTGCGACGAACTGTCTCGGACGTCGTTCGCGATCTCGAGGAAGAGCCGATCGACGGCGATCGGTACGAGTTCGAGGTCTTCATCGAATCACCTGAGAGCGCCCGCAAGCGCGGCGAGGATCTGCGCCCCCTCCTACAGGAGGGGGTTCCCCTTGTCGAAAGTGAGACGCTCCGGCGGGTGAAGCGCGACATCTTCGGGGTGGACGATGACGTCGAATGA
- a CDS encoding type IV pilin: MIDGKSVRKKLIGNDENRAVSPVIGVILMVAITVILAAVIATMVMDIGNDAAEQEANAGASVDTKNHEILASWTSQGNSDKLNVSVEYEVTGESDDTHESEVSQEIGSVGKTASWDSETLVSKADLDTSGDTNTVDEITGTITVTAKIDGGSTTVVSTETFTFEDPGVTYDKTT, encoded by the coding sequence ATGATTGATGGTAAATCAGTACGAAAGAAACTGATCGGAAACGACGAAAACCGCGCCGTGAGCCCCGTCATAGGGGTGATATTGATGGTGGCAATCACTGTCATACTCGCGGCTGTGATCGCGACCATGGTGATGGATATCGGGAACGACGCCGCAGAACAAGAGGCGAACGCAGGTGCCTCTGTAGATACCAAGAACCACGAGATTCTTGCGTCATGGACTTCGCAGGGTAACTCCGACAAGCTGAACGTGAGTGTCGAGTACGAGGTTACGGGCGAATCAGACGATACCCATGAGAGTGAGGTTTCTCAAGAAATCGGTAGCGTTGGAAAGACTGCTTCGTGGGATTCCGAAACTCTAGTTAGTAAAGCGGATCTTGACACCAGCGGCGATACCAATACTGTTGACGAGATTACTGGCACGATTACCGTAACAGCCAAAATCGACGGTGGATCGACAACAGTGGTCTCGACGGAGACATTTACCTTCGAGGACCCAGGCGTGACCTACGACAAGACGACGTAA
- a CDS encoding IS66-like element ISNpe24 family transposase → MNGDDLTKDELLSRFLQLEQRVEELEQENTQLREKLQEKDERVEELETRLRKYENPHTPPSKRRSGTDESPTSQDDEDDDVRTDGGTPGRKDGHDPEWRSTADPDEEIEVTCDCCPECGDHFDESVGVSPRLVEEIPDPQPPEITRYNRHYYQCDSCGTETVAAHPDCPDEGQFGVNVIAQSALSRYDHRLPYRKIADRFEQLHGLELSGASAWHATERAARAGRCEYDQIRQEIQDADVVHIDETGIKREGEQAWIWTFKTAQHTLYAVRESRGSDVPAEVLGEDFAGTVICDGWTAYPAFSSNLQRCWAHILREAEDAAEKQAEGEPIYHALRQVYVALQARLESDLTVRERADLQRVARRELESLIERSVPDGPVATLLGKIEGGLDHWLTFVGEPAVSPTNNAAENALREPVVLRKIIGTLRNDRGMFVHETILSLLATWRQQGRNPYEELRRVVSSNDMISRAHAVPAVETSG, encoded by the coding sequence GTGAACGGAGATGATCTCACCAAGGACGAGTTGCTCTCCCGGTTTTTGCAACTTGAACAACGAGTCGAAGAGCTTGAACAAGAGAACACACAGCTCCGAGAGAAGTTGCAAGAGAAAGACGAGCGGGTCGAAGAACTCGAAACACGTCTTCGCAAATACGAGAATCCGCACACTCCACCCAGCAAGCGACGGTCGGGGACCGATGAGTCCCCGACCTCGCAGGACGACGAAGACGACGATGTCCGAACTGATGGCGGTACTCCTGGTCGAAAGGACGGTCACGATCCGGAGTGGCGTTCTACAGCTGATCCCGACGAAGAAATCGAAGTCACCTGTGACTGTTGTCCTGAGTGTGGCGACCACTTCGACGAGTCGGTGGGCGTCAGCCCCCGACTCGTCGAGGAGATTCCTGATCCGCAGCCCCCAGAAATCACCCGGTACAACCGCCACTACTACCAGTGCGATTCCTGTGGAACAGAGACAGTTGCGGCTCACCCCGACTGCCCCGATGAGGGGCAGTTCGGGGTGAACGTCATCGCTCAATCAGCTCTGTCACGGTACGATCATCGCCTTCCCTACCGGAAGATCGCTGACCGCTTCGAGCAACTGCATGGACTCGAACTCTCGGGTGCATCCGCGTGGCACGCGACCGAGCGCGCTGCGCGCGCCGGTCGCTGTGAGTACGACCAGATCCGTCAAGAGATCCAAGATGCCGACGTGGTTCATATCGACGAAACAGGTATCAAACGTGAGGGTGAGCAGGCGTGGATCTGGACGTTCAAGACCGCTCAGCATACGTTATACGCGGTCAGAGAGAGTCGTGGAAGTGATGTTCCCGCGGAAGTCCTCGGTGAGGACTTCGCGGGAACGGTCATCTGTGACGGGTGGACGGCGTACCCAGCTTTCAGCAGCAACCTCCAGCGGTGTTGGGCGCACATTCTTCGAGAGGCTGAAGACGCCGCGGAAAAGCAGGCAGAAGGTGAACCGATCTACCACGCTCTCAGACAGGTGTACGTCGCTCTCCAGGCCCGGCTGGAGAGCGACTTGACAGTCCGTGAGCGAGCAGACCTCCAGCGTGTGGCGCGAAGAGAGCTTGAATCGCTGATTGAACGGTCAGTACCCGACGGACCAGTGGCAACACTGCTCGGGAAGATCGAAGGAGGTCTTGACCACTGGCTCACCTTCGTCGGTGAGCCAGCGGTCTCTCCGACGAACAATGCCGCAGAGAACGCGCTTCGTGAACCAGTGGTTCTCCGGAAAATCATCGGAACGCTCCGTAATGACCGAGGAATGTTCGTTCACGAGACGATCTTGTCCCTGCTGGCGACGTGGCGCCAGCAGGGACGCAATCCATACGAAGAGCTTCGTCGAGTCGTCAGCAGCAATGATATGATCTCACGGGCTCACGCTGTGCCGGCTGTCGAGACCTCGGGGTAA
- a CDS encoding DUF5658 family protein, which yields MFASVAHRLRVGYQQIRHSRPSRLWLAAIALFGVADIATTTYLVTTTPFAEGNPILATLFAEFGVWVLIPIKAVGFVFFYGLYRVVPRTWRVGVPIGLALLGCVVSVWNLSVGLTGSAPL from the coding sequence ATGTTCGCGAGTGTCGCACATCGTCTCCGAGTCGGGTATCAGCAAATCCGCCACTCCCGTCCCTCGAGACTCTGGCTCGCTGCGATCGCCCTCTTTGGCGTCGCCGATATCGCCACGACGACGTATCTCGTCACGACAACTCCATTTGCCGAGGGGAATCCGATACTCGCGACGCTATTCGCCGAATTTGGTGTGTGGGTCCTGATTCCGATAAAGGCAGTCGGATTCGTGTTTTTCTACGGGCTCTATCGTGTGGTCCCGCGAACGTGGCGCGTCGGCGTCCCGATCGGGCTCGCGCTGTTGGGCTGTGTGGTCTCGGTGTGGAACCTGTCGGTGGGGCTGACCGGGAGCGCGCCACTATAG
- a CDS encoding AAA family ATPase produces the protein MPLVTNRRVLRTEIPPDEMLLRDAKLDHLRSILEPIQFGDPVSGTFIHGPPGTGKTHAARLLASRLQQAAGHVQHAHIDCWQRNTTTAIVSELLAGLGVPAPNNAAGYDLLERLRDALESPYIANRERVRPRGRTVAAGRLHPRRGLTNSRRSLGRLACNSR, from the coding sequence ATGCCCCTCGTCACGAACCGCCGCGTCCTGCGGACCGAGATCCCGCCCGACGAAATGCTCCTGCGGGACGCCAAACTCGACCACCTCCGCAGTATCCTCGAGCCGATCCAGTTCGGCGACCCCGTCTCGGGGACCTTTATCCACGGCCCGCCGGGCACCGGGAAAACACATGCCGCCCGCCTGTTGGCCTCGCGACTCCAGCAAGCCGCCGGGCACGTCCAGCACGCGCATATCGACTGTTGGCAACGCAATACGACGACGGCGATCGTCTCAGAACTACTCGCCGGCCTCGGGGTGCCAGCGCCGAACAACGCTGCGGGCTACGATCTCCTCGAGCGACTGCGGGACGCTCTCGAGTCGCCCTACATCGCAAATCGAGAACGGGTACGTCCTCGAGGGAGGACAGTAGCGGCAGGACGTCTGCACCCTCGGCGAGGTCTCACGAACAGCCGACGGTCGCTTGGACGTCTAGCTTGCAACTCCCGGTGA
- a CDS encoding inorganic phosphate transporter gives MVVLLTVVGIGVAIFVGFNIGGSSTGVAFGPAVGSRLVRKTTAGALFVAFGFIGAWTVGRNVIATMSSSIVPATQFTPAASVAVLFFTGASLFVSNLYGVPASTSMTAVGAIVGLGLASDTLNRALMFVIVSAWIVAPLSCFLIGAVVGRYIYPYLDRYIAFTKFDLHFVQLDRSGTVPRPYLNKNASPQDIVGSLSVVVIACYMAFSAGASNAANAVAPLVGSGGSLTVNQGVLLAVAAFGLGSFTIARRTLETVGDDITELPILASLIVSVVGGTVITILSYFGIPASLAVSTTSTIIGLGWGRASRAATLVELAIPTPERPEVDVATGALVTSRAEGAPAGPTIGDIARQEKPAEKPADVPDVPDVGAEGPADLDERSLFDPSAAKRIVTMWVLTPALAIATSYPVFVFLL, from the coding sequence ATGGTTGTGCTGCTAACTGTCGTCGGCATCGGTGTCGCGATATTCGTCGGGTTCAACATCGGGGGGTCATCAACGGGCGTGGCGTTCGGTCCGGCAGTGGGCTCGCGCTTGGTCCGAAAGACGACCGCTGGCGCATTGTTCGTCGCTTTCGGCTTTATCGGTGCGTGGACCGTCGGTCGGAACGTCATCGCGACGATGAGCAGCAGTATCGTGCCGGCAACCCAGTTTACGCCCGCTGCAAGCGTCGCCGTCCTGTTTTTCACGGGCGCGTCGTTGTTCGTGTCCAATCTCTATGGCGTTCCAGCTTCGACCTCGATGACGGCCGTCGGGGCGATCGTCGGATTGGGTCTCGCATCCGACACTCTCAATCGGGCGCTGATGTTCGTTATCGTCTCGGCGTGGATCGTCGCACCCCTATCGTGTTTCCTCATCGGGGCCGTAGTCGGACGCTACATCTACCCGTATCTCGACCGTTACATCGCGTTCACGAAATTCGATCTCCATTTCGTCCAGCTTGACCGGTCGGGAACAGTTCCACGTCCGTATTTGAATAAGAACGCGTCACCACAGGACATCGTCGGGTCACTCTCAGTGGTCGTCATCGCCTGTTATATGGCGTTCTCGGCGGGGGCGTCGAACGCGGCGAACGCAGTGGCTCCCCTCGTCGGTTCGGGGGGATCGCTCACTGTCAATCAGGGCGTCCTGCTTGCGGTGGCAGCCTTCGGGTTGGGAAGTTTTACTATCGCCCGTCGCACACTGGAGACGGTCGGGGACGATATTACGGAACTACCGATCCTCGCATCGCTGATCGTTTCCGTCGTCGGTGGGACAGTGATCACGATCCTCTCCTATTTCGGGATTCCCGCGAGTCTCGCGGTGAGTACGACATCGACGATTATTGGGCTCGGGTGGGGTCGAGCGAGTCGGGCGGCGACACTGGTGGAGTTGGCAATCCCAACACCCGAACGGCCGGAAGTAGACGTCGCAACAGGGGCATTGGTCACCTCCCGCGCCGAGGGGGCTCCTGCTGGCCCGACCATCGGGGACATCGCTCGCCAGGAGAAGCCGGCAGAGAAACCAGCGGACGTCCCAGACGTACCGGATGTCGGCGCGGAAGGACCGGCTGATCTCGACGAGCGGAGCCTCTTCGATCCGAGCGCAGCCAAGCGCATCGTAACGATGTGGGTGTTGACGCCGGCACTGGCGATTGCCACCTCGTACCCGGTGTTCGTGTTCCTGCTGTGA
- a CDS encoding DMT family transporter, protein MTKLEDVLLFGALALVWGTAFTAIEIGLETLPPLLFAAARLDIAAVIFVGAVLLGRLRWRPRTKADLALILSNGILVIGAHFAFSFIGQSYVTSGVAAIVLSFTPIITPIIAIRVLSTERIYVTDVVGLCAGLAGVIAIAITGGSVDGQFLGIGLLLASAVVFALGSVLTERWSADLPTMALHAWAMGTGAVFLHVTAYAYSGATLRNVTWTPSAAAALTYLGIFATAGGFLLYFTLLERTGATNISLINYATPIVATVFGAALLGEGITMATVAGFALIVVGFALCNIRPLWRLTQATSNTADHDRLLERDEVRIQGNVYKTETDSQTSLQPGD, encoded by the coding sequence ATGACAAAGTTAGAAGACGTGCTGTTGTTCGGTGCGCTTGCACTCGTCTGGGGAACGGCGTTCACAGCGATCGAAATCGGGCTCGAAACGCTCCCACCGCTTCTCTTCGCAGCGGCCCGACTAGATATCGCTGCGGTCATTTTTGTCGGCGCGGTGCTACTCGGCCGGCTTCGGTGGCGTCCCCGGACGAAAGCCGACCTCGCTCTTATCCTCTCGAACGGCATCCTCGTCATCGGAGCGCACTTCGCGTTCTCGTTCATCGGCCAGAGCTACGTCACGAGCGGTGTCGCTGCGATCGTCCTCAGTTTCACACCGATTATCACGCCGATCATCGCCATTCGAGTCCTCTCGACGGAACGGATCTACGTCACGGATGTCGTCGGGCTTTGTGCTGGGCTTGCCGGCGTAATCGCGATTGCAATTACCGGTGGGTCCGTTGATGGACAGTTCCTCGGTATCGGGCTTCTCTTGGCGTCCGCAGTCGTCTTCGCGCTCGGCTCCGTCCTGACCGAACGCTGGTCGGCGGACCTCCCAACGATGGCACTCCACGCGTGGGCGATGGGTACCGGTGCAGTGTTCCTCCACGTGACGGCGTACGCCTATTCTGGAGCAACGCTCCGAAACGTAACGTGGACGCCGTCGGCAGCCGCTGCGCTCACATACCTCGGGATTTTCGCGACAGCGGGCGGTTTCCTCCTGTATTTCACGTTGCTAGAGAGAACCGGCGCAACGAACATTAGCCTCATCAACTACGCAACACCGATCGTCGCGACGGTCTTCGGCGCAGCCCTGCTCGGGGAGGGAATCACGATGGCGACCGTCGCCGGATTCGCGCTCATCGTCGTCGGATTCGCGCTTTGTAACATCCGGCCGCTCTGGCGGCTGACCCAGGCCACTTCGAACACAGCCGACCACGATCGGTTGCTCGAGCGGGATGAAGTCCGTATCCAAGGGAACGTGTACAAGACGGAAACCGACTCCCAGACCTCACTGCAACCAGGCGATTGA
- a CDS encoding SDR family oxidoreductase: MTEVLLVTGATGTVGQHAVAALADRDVAVKSGVRNPKTVSTEIADAGAVVAFDFTKPETWGDALVDVDGVFLVRPPAVSEADINSFVDAAARVGVDHVAYLSTLGAEKNVLIPHHRIEKHIMGTDIQYTLLRSSFFMQNLLEVHRPDIVERNEIFVPAGRGETSFVDARDIGEAAAVVLTESGHTNRAYDLTGPEALDYGTVATICSDVLDRPITYPNPSLLAFARRMRRRGKPLGFIALMCGIYTTARLGLAARVTEDSRRLLGRPPRTMRAFIEDYAAEFQADS, from the coding sequence ATGACGGAAGTTCTACTCGTCACCGGGGCAACCGGGACTGTCGGTCAGCATGCGGTTGCTGCGCTTGCAGACCGCGATGTCGCCGTCAAGAGCGGGGTCCGCAACCCGAAAACTGTATCCACCGAGATCGCGGACGCCGGGGCTGTGGTCGCGTTCGACTTCACGAAGCCCGAGACATGGGGAGATGCACTGGTCGATGTCGACGGCGTCTTTCTCGTGCGACCTCCAGCCGTGAGCGAAGCGGATATCAACTCGTTCGTCGACGCAGCGGCCCGCGTCGGTGTTGACCACGTCGCCTACCTTTCGACGCTCGGTGCGGAAAAGAACGTCCTCATTCCCCACCACCGGATCGAGAAACACATTATGGGGACGGACATCCAGTATACGCTCCTTCGATCGTCGTTTTTTATGCAAAACCTCCTCGAGGTCCACCGGCCGGATATCGTCGAACGCAACGAGATATTCGTCCCGGCCGGGCGTGGCGAAACGAGCTTCGTCGATGCACGAGATATCGGCGAAGCAGCCGCGGTCGTGTTAACTGAATCCGGTCACACCAACCGAGCGTACGACCTCACCGGGCCTGAGGCGCTGGACTACGGAACGGTTGCCACCATCTGTAGTGACGTCTTGGATCGACCGATCACGTATCCAAACCCGTCACTGTTGGCGTTCGCACGGCGAATGCGTCGACGCGGAAAACCGCTCGGATTTATCGCACTGATGTGTGGCATCTACACCACCGCGCGGCTCGGGTTGGCTGCTCGCGTGACCGAAGACAGCCGCAGGCTCCTCGGACGGCCGCCGCGAACGATGCGGGCGTTTATCGAAGATTACGCAGCCGAGTTTCAAGCCGACTCGTAG
- a CDS encoding CopG family ribbon-helix-helix protein: MRTSLNVSADVLDEFDETWQAEGLDSHSRAVREAMQEYIEGHSQLEEVSGEVVAVLAFDCRHHEVIHDLHSVQHQFQDVIETMSHTHQDEWCLETVFCHGDSERVRELVYRLRDFDGVGRVKTMLLRDATPGDAP; encoded by the coding sequence ATGCGAACGAGTTTGAACGTATCCGCGGACGTCCTCGACGAGTTCGACGAGACGTGGCAGGCCGAGGGCTTGGACTCTCACTCGCGAGCAGTTCGTGAAGCGATGCAGGAATACATCGAGGGGCATTCACAACTCGAGGAAGTATCGGGTGAGGTCGTCGCCGTTCTGGCCTTCGATTGCCGGCATCACGAGGTGATTCACGATCTCCATTCCGTCCAACACCAATTTCAAGACGTCATCGAGACAATGAGCCATACCCACCAGGACGAGTGGTGTTTAGAGACGGTTTTCTGTCACGGCGATTCAGAACGGGTTCGCGAACTCGTGTATCGACTCCGCGATTTCGATGGGGTTGGTCGCGTAAAGACGATGCTCCTCCGGGATGCTACGCCGGGCGACGCCCCTTGA